A window of the Isosphaera pallida ATCC 43644 genome harbors these coding sequences:
- a CDS encoding single-stranded-DNA-specific exonuclease RecJ codes for MTGSKIASSGLHSAAASPTAAITPSPPRRRAQTPPVVWRILRHDRDRIQELASALKAPMLIGHLLLNRGICDVSAARVFFNDDLLSLHDPATLPGVPEAADRLVHAIRNNRSIVIYSDYDADGVCGAGVLYRILKQCGARRLSYYIPSRFEEGYGLNAEALRTLARQRRETHRNGLEGDRSSLKTSQTSEAHRADLVVTVDCGITAVREAELARELGLELIITDHHHFVGDPPRADVVVHPRLPGSRYPFDSLCGAGVAYKLAWEVARRCYPNSAPLALRRQLDECLALVALATVTDVMPLKGENRIIVQHGLDLMNQDPGPGLAALVELIAKRPITSGVLGFHLGPRINVAGRLESAYKALDLLIGDDPERARSIAQELDQFNQQRQQVEREMVEHARAKIERQGDPATRGGLVVVDPSWHVGVVGIVASRLTEIFHRPTLVGVERDGLISGSGRSVPGFSLYDALASCRDLFESFGGHSAAAGFKLPANRLADLIQRFDDYCQAHLTPTQRKKQILIDAETPLALLTLNLVRWIDRLAPFGLGNREPVLLAHDVKVVDSPKVVGSQQSTLKFKVCQAGSPVFNAICFKRTDHFAEILKPGTTGSLVFQAQLNSYRGQDSVQLEVLDFRRPQQDPVEIVVEHSPPQGDSM; via the coding sequence ATGACGGGTTCCAAAATCGCTTCTTCCGGTCTCCACTCCGCCGCCGCTTCACCTACGGCGGCGATCACGCCTTCGCCGCCGCGACGTCGCGCCCAAACGCCTCCGGTGGTCTGGCGCATCCTCCGCCATGACCGCGACCGGATCCAGGAGTTGGCGTCAGCCCTCAAAGCACCCATGCTGATTGGACATCTGTTACTTAATCGCGGCATCTGTGACGTTTCGGCCGCCCGTGTTTTCTTCAATGACGACCTGCTCAGCCTTCACGACCCCGCCACCTTGCCAGGCGTTCCCGAAGCGGCGGATCGTCTGGTTCATGCGATCCGCAACAACCGTTCGATCGTCATTTACAGCGACTACGACGCCGACGGGGTTTGCGGCGCGGGGGTCCTTTATCGCATCCTCAAGCAGTGTGGTGCGCGTCGGCTCAGTTACTACATCCCCAGTCGTTTTGAAGAAGGGTACGGGCTCAACGCCGAGGCTCTGAGAACCTTGGCGAGGCAACGACGTGAAACCCACCGGAACGGCTTAGAAGGCGATCGTTCCAGCCTCAAGACGTCGCAAACGTCGGAGGCGCATCGGGCCGATCTGGTGGTCACGGTTGATTGCGGGATCACTGCGGTTCGAGAAGCCGAGCTCGCCCGCGAGCTGGGTTTGGAGTTGATCATCACCGACCACCACCACTTCGTGGGCGATCCGCCCCGCGCCGACGTGGTGGTGCATCCTCGTTTGCCCGGCTCGCGCTACCCATTCGATTCGCTATGTGGAGCCGGCGTGGCCTATAAACTGGCCTGGGAGGTGGCCCGGCGGTGTTATCCCAATTCGGCCCCCTTGGCGCTTCGCCGCCAACTCGACGAATGCCTCGCGCTCGTCGCGCTGGCGACCGTCACGGATGTGATGCCGCTTAAAGGCGAGAATCGGATCATCGTCCAGCATGGCCTGGACTTGATGAACCAGGACCCTGGACCAGGTCTGGCGGCGTTGGTCGAATTGATTGCCAAACGGCCGATCACCAGTGGCGTCCTAGGATTTCATTTGGGGCCGCGGATCAACGTGGCAGGTCGGTTGGAGTCGGCCTACAAGGCGTTGGATCTGTTGATCGGCGACGATCCCGAACGCGCTCGGTCGATCGCCCAGGAACTCGATCAATTCAACCAACAACGTCAGCAGGTGGAGCGGGAGATGGTGGAACACGCCCGCGCCAAGATCGAACGTCAAGGCGATCCCGCCACGCGGGGCGGTCTGGTGGTGGTCGATCCCTCTTGGCATGTGGGCGTTGTGGGGATCGTCGCGTCCCGCTTGACCGAGATCTTTCACCGCCCCACCTTGGTAGGGGTCGAACGCGATGGCCTGATTTCCGGCTCGGGACGGAGCGTCCCCGGCTTTTCGCTCTACGACGCCCTGGCCTCTTGCCGCGACCTGTTTGAAAGCTTTGGCGGTCACTCCGCCGCGGCTGGCTTCAAACTCCCCGCCAATCGACTCGCCGACCTCATCCAACGCTTCGACGACTATTGTCAAGCCCATCTGACCCCCACCCAGCGCAAGAAACAGATTCTCATCGACGCCGAAACGCCTCTCGCTCTCTTGACGCTCAACCTAGTCCGCTGGATCGACCGTCTGGCCCCGTTTGGCCTGGGCAACCGCGAGCCGGTCCTGCTGGCCCACGATGTCAAGGTGGTGGATTCGCCCAAGGTGGTTGGTTCCCAACAGTCCACCCTCAAATTCAAAGTGTGTCAGGCCGGTTCGCCCGTCTTCAACGCCATTTGCTTCAAACGCACTGACCATTTTGCCGAAATCCTGAAGCCCGGAACCACCGGTTCCCTGGTCTTTCAAGCTCAACTCAACTCCTACCGCGGCCAGGATTCCGTCCAGTTGGAGGTTCTGGATTTCCGCCGACCGCAACAGGATCCAGTCGAAATCGTGGTTGAACATAGCCCTCCACAAGGAGACTCCATGTGA
- a CDS encoding DUF4430 domain-containing protein codes for MKLKFVIGFGLLAWASWGSLLVAVPHAATISPASVVAASSGQQIGVPATETVRLVIRHGDGTETHYPGLPHRAEMTVHDAMRAASRLNSPRALKFEATGQGELLFVNSIAGQANEGNRGGKRNWIYRINGKLGTVSCGVAKVQPGDEITWTFTDAGLAP; via the coding sequence GTGAAATTGAAATTCGTTATTGGGTTTGGCTTACTCGCATGGGCGTCGTGGGGATCGTTGTTGGTCGCGGTTCCTCACGCCGCGACGATCAGTCCGGCCAGTGTGGTGGCCGCGTCGAGCGGGCAACAGATTGGTGTTCCAGCGACCGAGACGGTGCGTTTGGTGATTCGTCACGGCGACGGCACCGAGACCCATTACCCCGGATTGCCCCACCGCGCGGAGATGACGGTTCACGACGCGATGCGGGCCGCCTCCCGTCTGAACAGTCCACGGGCTTTGAAGTTCGAGGCGACCGGCCAGGGCGAACTGTTGTTCGTCAACTCAATCGCCGGTCAAGCCAACGAAGGCAATCGCGGCGGCAAACGGAACTGGATTTATCGAATCAACGGCAAGCTCGGCACCGTCTCGTGCGGAGTGGCCAAAGTTCAACCCGGCGACGAGATCACCTGGACCTTCACTGACGCCGGGCTCGCCCCCTGA
- a CDS encoding carbohydrate-binding family 9-like protein, whose protein sequence is MCHHVATAVFLIMGLAKPGDDPAPALPPHPASYLCLKTETPPVLDGSLDDPAWTHAPWTDDFQDIQGDRRPRPRFRTRAKMLWDDRFFYVAAEMEEPHVNGFLTRHDSVIFQDNDFEVFIDPDGDTHRYYEFEINALNTGWDLFLPRPYRAGGVAVDSWEIPGLRTAVAIQGTINDPADTDRGWTLELAFPWAVLAEHAGKPAPPCPGDQWRVNFSRVQWKYDIVDGAYRKTPDTPEDNWVWSPQGVIDMHRPELWGVVEFADADADLATTRPRPLADWNDRAAVMAVFQAQTDHKHARGTYAATTDELGLAPLGVTLILTRAGFVAQKGGWEVRQDSLLRKVVITPEDFLKSTSSNP, encoded by the coding sequence ATGTGCCATCATGTCGCAACTGCTGTGTTCCTGATCATGGGGTTGGCCAAACCCGGCGACGACCCGGCTCCCGCCCTGCCACCCCATCCTGCCTCCTACCTTTGCCTCAAAACCGAGACCCCGCCGGTTCTTGATGGGTCGCTCGACGATCCCGCCTGGACCCACGCCCCCTGGACCGACGACTTCCAAGACATCCAGGGCGATCGACGGCCGCGACCCCGCTTCCGAACCCGGGCCAAGATGCTCTGGGACGACCGGTTTTTCTATGTCGCAGCCGAGATGGAGGAGCCCCACGTCAACGGCTTCCTCACTCGTCATGACTCAGTAATCTTTCAAGACAATGACTTTGAAGTGTTCATTGATCCGGACGGAGATACTCACCGGTATTACGAGTTTGAGATCAATGCGCTGAACACCGGCTGGGATCTGTTCCTGCCGCGTCCCTATCGCGCGGGGGGCGTCGCAGTCGATTCCTGGGAGATTCCCGGTCTGCGCACAGCAGTGGCGATCCAGGGTACCATCAACGACCCCGCCGACACCGATCGGGGTTGGACCTTGGAGCTGGCGTTTCCCTGGGCGGTTCTGGCCGAACACGCCGGCAAGCCCGCGCCTCCCTGTCCTGGCGATCAATGGCGGGTCAATTTCTCACGGGTTCAATGGAAGTACGACATCGTGGACGGAGCCTACCGCAAGACGCCCGACACGCCCGAGGACAACTGGGTCTGGTCGCCTCAGGGGGTTATCGACATGCATCGTCCTGAACTCTGGGGTGTCGTCGAATTCGCCGACGCTGACGCCGACCTGGCCACGACCCGACCTCGTCCTCTGGCCGACTGGAACGACCGCGCGGCGGTCATGGCGGTCTTTCAGGCTCAGACCGACCACAAACACGCGCGGGGAACCTACGCCGCGACCACCGACGAACTCGGTCTGGCCCCTCTTGGCGTCACTTTGATCCTCACTCGGGCCGGCTTCGTTGCCCAAAAGGGCGGGTGGGAGGTTCGTCAAGACTCCCTGTTACGCAAGGTTGTCATCACCCCTGAAGACTTCTTGAAATCGACCTCTTCAAACCCTTGA
- the glgC gene encoding glucose-1-phosphate adenylyltransferase, giving the protein MMASDVLTIVLAGGRGTRLGPLTNDRAKPAVPFGGIYRIIDFALSNCVNSHLRRVMVLTQYKAGSLVRHLTQAWGFLCRELDEFIEVVPAQQRVGESWYEGTADAIYQNIYSIEKIPCRDILILAGDHIYKMNYKSMIDRHRERGADLTVACLPVPREEGREFGVMRVNDSGRVIDFLEKPENPEPMPGHPDQVLASMGIYLFSKNVLFDRLFEDAADRSGQSRHDFGRDIVPKMLTSHFVDSYPFRDENHKTPAYWRDVGTLDAYYAANMDLVAVDPVLNLYDREWPIHTYQPQEPPPKFVHDEPFSGRRGMALNSLVCQGAIISGGQVQGSVISPRVRVNSHALVKDSILLDNVQVGRHAVIKRAVVDKHVRIPPGFTIGLDPWLDRARGMVVTPKGVTIVPKNHDLDRFT; this is encoded by the coding sequence ATGATGGCTTCGGACGTGTTGACGATCGTGTTGGCCGGGGGCCGCGGAACCCGCCTGGGGCCGCTGACCAACGATCGTGCCAAGCCAGCTGTTCCCTTCGGAGGAATCTACCGGATCATCGACTTTGCGCTGTCCAACTGCGTCAATAGTCACCTGCGGCGGGTCATGGTGCTGACCCAGTACAAGGCAGGTAGTCTAGTACGCCACCTGACCCAAGCCTGGGGCTTCCTCTGCCGCGAGCTGGATGAGTTCATCGAGGTCGTCCCCGCACAACAACGGGTTGGCGAGTCCTGGTACGAAGGAACGGCCGACGCGATCTACCAAAACATTTACTCCATCGAGAAAATTCCCTGCCGTGACATTCTGATTCTAGCCGGTGATCATATTTATAAAATGAATTACAAGTCAATGATTGATCGGCATCGGGAGCGAGGGGCTGATTTGACGGTGGCTTGCCTGCCGGTACCGCGTGAGGAGGGGCGTGAGTTTGGGGTGATGCGGGTCAACGATTCGGGGCGGGTCATCGATTTTCTGGAGAAGCCGGAGAATCCCGAGCCGATGCCGGGCCATCCCGACCAGGTATTGGCCTCGATGGGGATTTATCTGTTTTCGAAGAATGTGTTGTTCGACCGTCTTTTCGAGGACGCCGCGGATCGTTCGGGACAAAGCCGTCACGATTTTGGGCGGGACATTGTGCCGAAGATGTTGACCAGCCACTTTGTGGATTCCTACCCGTTCCGAGACGAAAATCACAAGACTCCGGCCTACTGGCGCGACGTGGGGACATTGGACGCCTACTATGCGGCCAACATGGATTTGGTGGCGGTCGATCCGGTGTTGAATTTGTACGACCGCGAGTGGCCAATCCACACCTATCAGCCCCAGGAACCGCCGCCGAAATTTGTCCATGACGAACCATTCAGCGGTCGTCGGGGCATGGCGCTCAATTCGTTGGTGTGCCAAGGGGCGATCATCTCGGGAGGACAGGTTCAGGGGAGTGTGATTTCGCCGCGGGTCCGGGTCAACAGTCACGCCCTGGTCAAGGATTCGATCTTGCTGGACAATGTTCAGGTGGGGCGTCACGCCGTCATCAAACGCGCTGTGGTGGACAAACACGTCCGCATTCCCCCGGGATTCACGATTGGCCTGGATCCTTGGCTAGATCGGGCGCGGGGCATGGTCGTGACCCCCAAGGGGGTCACGATCGTCCCCAAAAACCATGACCTGGATCGCTTCACGTAA